A window of the Trichoderma asperellum chromosome 4, complete sequence genome harbors these coding sequences:
- a CDS encoding uncharacterized protein (EggNog:ENOG41) — protein sequence MDHDLNDDQMPDEEAVDAFIDSDLDSDLEDTSVSIGLNKTGERGSGYHTRNDPSAPYQRQTVTERRGIIEVRCKSRDVIHGVLSEETGENGTLVVYDFYLDTTRRSRRIVSASLEFEFANVVPGVPAPQVQAIAPSGRVTLLPSTQEESVTHGAEMNAGVSELGANAGGTLKWEKTVSYTASDDARVTGHIFSDDYGKGVGASWVLHENAMLKSGVPSFLRCAILLNRGFDDNKFQCKVRIKVEADWKSEMGRLFGSTPPDDPVLFDPEMPSTNKLRKYDTENLGSIGLDEFTDIIFDKKLKKKEEA from the coding sequence ATGGACCACGATCTCAATGACGACCAAATGCCAGATGAGGAAGCAGTGGACGCTTTCATCGACTCAGACCTCGATTCAGATCTCGAAGACACTTCTGTGAGCATCGGGTTAAACAAAACGGGCGAGCGTGGCAGCGGCTATCATACTCGCAATGACCCCTCTGCACCATATCAGCGACAAACAGTCACGGAGCGCCGGGGCATTATAGAAGTTCGCTGCAAATCACGAGATGTTATTCATGGAGTCCTATCAGAAGAGACGGGAGAAAACGGGACGCTTGTTGTCTACGATTTTTACCTTGATACAACTCGGAGATCACGACGGATCGTGTCTGCGTCGCTGGAATTCGAGTTTGCCAATGTTGTTCCCGGAGTTCCCGCACCTCAAGTTCAGGCCATAGCGCCTTCGGGACGTGTGACCTTATTGCCTTCAACTCAAGAGGAGTCGGTGACTCATGGAGCTGAAATGAACGCAGGCGTGAGTGAATTAGGCGCAAATGCTGGCGGGACCCTTAAGTGGGAGAAGACTGTGAGCTATACGGCGAGCGACGATGCTAGAGTGACGGGGCACATCTTCAGCGATGACTACGGCAAAGGCGTTGGTGCGAGCTGGGTCCTCCACGAGAATGCGATGCTCAAATCGGGCGTACCAAGCTTCCTGCGCTGTGCCATCTTGCTTAACCGCGGATTCGACGACAACAAGTTTCAGTGTAAAGTGAGGATCAAGGTAGAAGCGGATTGGAAGTCTGAAATGGGTCGATTGTTTGGCTCAACTCCTCCGGATGACCCAGTTTTGTTCGACCCTGAGATGCCTTCCACTAATAAGCTACGGAAATACGATACAGAGAACTTGGGTTCTATTGGCTTGGACGAGTTTACAGATATAATTTTTGACAagaaattgaagaagaaggaggaagctTAG